One genomic region from Bacillus aquiflavi encodes:
- a CDS encoding dihydrofolate reductase family protein translates to MTNNVKQRKIILDLAVTLDGFIEGKNGEVDWCIMDPDMGFTDFLNQIDTILYGRKSYDLWGQYTPKNEDSDTEKEIWKLVHGKEKYVFSRTRKETDNQAIFINNNIFEEVNKLKKKPGKDIWLYGGASLITTFINLGLVDEFRLSIHPVVLGEGKPLFIDIKQRINLKMVNIRTFSSGVVQIIYHRNGN, encoded by the coding sequence ATGACAAATAACGTAAAACAGAGAAAAATAATTTTAGATTTAGCAGTTACTTTAGATGGTTTTATTGAAGGGAAAAATGGAGAAGTTGATTGGTGTATTATGGACCCTGATATGGGGTTCACTGATTTTTTGAATCAGATTGATACTATTTTATATGGTAGAAAAAGCTACGATTTATGGGGACAATATACTCCAAAAAATGAAGACTCTGATACCGAAAAGGAAATTTGGAAATTGGTTCATGGTAAAGAGAAATATGTGTTTTCTAGAACACGAAAAGAGACTGATAATCAAGCAATATTTATAAATAATAATATTTTTGAAGAAGTAAATAAATTGAAGAAAAAGCCTGGTAAAGATATCTGGCTATATGGTGGAGCCAGTCTCATTACAACCTTTATAAATTTAGGGCTTGTTGATGAATTTAGATTATCGATTCATCCTGTTGTTTTGGGAGAAGGCAAACCGTTGTTTATTGATATAAAACAGAGAATAAATTTAAAAATGGTTAATATAAGAACGTTCTCTTCTGGCGTTGTGCAAATAATCTATCATCGGAATGGTAATTAA
- a CDS encoding cysteine hydrolase family protein, which translates to MDEKKKALIIIDVQKAFDHKKWGERNNLNAEGNISTILKLWREKGWTVIHIQHTSDDPSSLFYPQNKGFAIKEIVKPIDEEMIITKKVNSSFIGTNLEEFLKVNGIKTVVITGLTTPHCVSTTTRMSGNLGFNTYLISDATAAFGMKDQNEKYYDAETIHTISLATLHNEFATILTTEKLINNFIK; encoded by the coding sequence ATGGATGAAAAGAAAAAAGCCTTAATAATAATAGACGTGCAAAAAGCTTTCGATCATAAAAAATGGGGGGAGCGAAATAATCTAAATGCAGAGGGAAACATTAGTACAATACTAAAATTATGGAGAGAAAAAGGATGGACAGTGATACACATACAACACACGTCAGATGATCCTAGTTCTTTATTTTATCCGCAGAATAAGGGCTTTGCTATAAAAGAAATAGTTAAACCAATTGATGAAGAAATGATTATAACAAAAAAAGTAAATAGTAGTTTTATTGGTACTAATTTAGAAGAGTTTCTAAAAGTAAATGGAATAAAAACAGTTGTGATAACTGGTTTGACTACACCCCATTGTGTATCTACAACTACAAGAATGAGTGGTAACTTAGGTTTCAATACATACTTGATTTCAGATGCAACAGCAGCCTTTGGTATGAAGGACCAAAATGAAAAGTATTATGATGCAGAAACGATACACACTATATCTCTAGCTACGTTGCATAACGAATTTGCTACAATACTTACAACAGAGAAACTAATAAACAATTTTATTAAATAA
- a CDS encoding ABC transporter ATP-binding protein, whose translation MSIILEANSMNKKVELAKDNELHILKDINLKIEEGEFVSVMGPSGSGKSTLLYNISGMDRITSGRVKFKGREIGKLKEEELAKIRLNHMGFIFQDINLLKNLSLIDNVMFPALVSKDADKNTVYQKAKKLLEMTGIEKLANNSITQASGGQLQRVAICRALINDPDIIFGDEPTGALDSKSTADIMTILAEINKKGTTVMLVTHDAKVAAKTERVLFMVDGNLVAEKKMSKYDKQHGDIKKREESIMKWLVENGF comes from the coding sequence ATGAGCATTATATTAGAAGCAAATAGTATGAACAAAAAAGTAGAGTTAGCAAAAGATAATGAGCTTCATATCTTAAAAGATATAAACTTGAAGATAGAAGAAGGTGAATTCGTCTCGGTCATGGGACCATCCGGAAGCGGGAAATCAACACTGCTTTATAATATAAGCGGTATGGATAGAATTACTTCTGGTAGGGTCAAATTTAAAGGTCGTGAAATCGGCAAACTAAAAGAAGAAGAACTGGCGAAGATTCGACTGAATCACATGGGATTTATCTTTCAGGATATTAATCTATTAAAGAATCTCTCACTAATTGACAATGTGATGTTTCCTGCTCTTGTATCAAAAGATGCGGATAAAAATACGGTATATCAAAAGGCAAAAAAACTATTAGAAATGACAGGCATTGAAAAACTAGCAAATAATAGTATCACTCAAGCCTCTGGTGGACAGCTACAGAGAGTTGCTATTTGCAGAGCTTTGATCAATGATCCAGATATCATATTTGGAGATGAACCGACCGGAGCATTAGATTCCAAATCGACAGCAGATATTATGACAATTCTTGCAGAGATTAATAAAAAGGGAACAACCGTCATGCTCGTTACGCATGATGCAAAGGTGGCAGCAAAAACCGAAAGAGTATTATTTATGGTAGATGGAAATCTTGTTGCAGAGAAGAAAATGAGTAAATACGATAAGCAGCATGGCGATATTAAGAAAAGAGAAGAAAGCATTATGAAATGGTTAGTGGAAAATGGATTCTAA